The nucleotide sequence ggcacgcggtttcatagagcatgacccataattcggggttttctttgccgtcgtacttctaaagcttctcgagcttgaaattcttgggccatatgacttggcgcaggtgtggagtgaactgcttcagacccggcggaccgtggacggtgtcgtactccatacggcgatagctttcatgggatgcacgatcgtcggctctctggttgatgcgagcacgcaaatcacgtccaccgaggtaatggcggagatcgttattgccattgcggcgatctcgattgccacctggattagcgctgcgaccgtggttatcacggcgattgtcgcggttatctcggcggttgtcgcctcgaatgtcgtggcggttatcctcccggcggtggttgtcgtcccgaccaccatcatgaccaccgttcccgccttgacggttgtccgatgggtcgttattgcgcgagccacgtaggttgagtggctgtgagcgacttgagtattggcggctgtggcttgattcgacagaaacggatggagcccgggcttggttcatctctgcggtctgagccatagcagccgtcagataagcttgtatgtcatcacggattacttgagtctcgggagtgttgggcagccgctgcattgtcgccatggcgacggctacgttggcgcttggggtcttgaagacttgtttatcccccaccctgtcgaaagcattgttgaggtcacacggttggacccttatgcgtcgtgcctcctggtctgcttcagcttcgatttgccggcgattaaaccggtcaatattgcgtgcttcgcgtgcagtcttttcttgttctgtttcgccaactgctggcggctcgtcgttgctgacaacatggatcaaatcccctcgtcttggcgggaaagacggaaattgggggaaacccggggcgtggtctggtagatccagatcgtattgggcgccttcatcttcgtgacgctgaagctcggtgtggacagatgcgttggacgcgatgccggatgaggagctggagtcaccttctcggactgtgtggacggatccttcctgataatcttcgatccggaccatgttgacgatgttgcatggcttcggccgagatcggtgtacaggacacagatccgagcggtgtcgcaggttgtacgcgtagctggaggcagcgttttgcaggccgtagggctggacctggtggttctccgtcggggcttcgtactcgcagagtcggagacccgtcgcgatgtctggccggcgatgagcgaaacgcccctcaggagttgatacgaccacaagatctgttccaaatcgcacaggacgactggtccgagctggtcgggtagatctgtcgtggagagctgttacctgctcgttaggttgggtttgaatcgtacttaccagagccagggtttcagcgagttggatgccgacccgatcaacggaatcgagcaggtcggtgttgtcgatctgcttccctctgtagcggggaagcggatgacgggttgttggcgtggctgtaggcgtggtcggagccagatgtcccgtggtcggagccaggtccatcgtggtcggagccgtgttcaccgtggtcggagccgtattcaccgtggtcggagccgtgttcaccgtggtcggagccgtgttcaccgtggtcggagccgtagccgatgcaggtgaagtagtcgtcggcgcaggctgaatccatgcctcccccgtggccatggcgatggagtcgtcggagctggtggtccaggtgatctggccgacggtgaacgtgaggccgctgggcgtagccatggagccggagatagtgaccatcttgtttgtttggagagcagtacgcacaccccctacctggcgcgccactgtcgacgaaatatggtcggcagtctacctaggggtatgcccaaggtagtagattatcggcagacagatgcgcaagccccaaacaagacggtgacgcaagacagacacgaggttttatccaggttcggtcgccaagaaggcgtaatacctacgtcctgcgtctgatttgtattgctgtatgtcaatgagagatatcttttagaggggtcccctacccgccttatatagtccggggggcagggttacagatctggaaactaatcctagtcagttacaattgccatatctggccggataaggattcctattctaaccgaccaggatcctgcttggtcgccaaatccgtcttgattccttgtgcgggactccgatcaggttaaccgggccgcacgtcatctttcgggtggactgaaaccatcgatccgggccagcccaagcttagccgtaagggtataggggttaatacccccacagttaaTAGTCTCTTCCATAGACCAAAATTAGGATAATTACTACTACTTCTGTCCAAAAAAGAATGCAGCTAGGTTTATAATAAGTTAAATTTTCTAAGTTTGACTAAGTTCATAGAAAATAGTTGcaatatttatgtctctaaatggATTTACTATAGAAATATATTTAATGATTAATCTAgcgatacttatttgatatcataaatattaccaCTTTTTTTATAGATTTGGTCAAAATTTGAAATTAGTTGACTTCATAAAAACAAGAATCACACtattttttggacggagggagttaAGAGTGCTACCGTGGCTAGCTATTCCTGTACTTTTTCATCAATACATCCTCTGCAGTTTACCTTATGAAACCTCTAAAAACACCATTATTCTTGATAATGGAGTTAGTGCCCATTTACCCTAAATATTCTACCGATAATCCACAGCTTGGTTGGACAATTGACTTAAGAAAcgtagtgtcggtgcagaaagtgaccaactaatgaatatttgtagttttgctgtacgttgtgatcggaggtggcctagcactcaatgacacaggatttatactagttcgggcaacgtgccctacgtccagtcggggtcggtcggtgactttattcctgagcccaggtgctcgaagtttgcagtggggttacaaacaggaaggagaaagatgggggtgtacaagaggtccggtcggctccggtcagaaggaccgagagtgacaggaacttcgctatgagctaagtgttcaagcgggtgcttgaggtccgaacctggtggttctgtggttgtgagctatcgatctaaggaactctgggcTACTGGAATCGGTCTGTCGGGTctttttgttggaggaagcgcacccccttttatagatgaagggggtggctttacaagtgagagggtgagggtacgtatgctgccgagccttgttgcccacgcccacagagccttgttgcccacaccggcaggtacaagatagtggtaggcgcctacagcACTGTTgttgtcgctgtagaatgtcagatgcacacgggaggtcgtgctggctttttcagggatggtggacgtcggtacctgcaaatactgtttgatgcctagaggcatgtgaggagtctcgctatgttcacccggtacggtaaatcctggtgcccataccgctatcgatgtccagagacacgcggggggtcttaccgtatgggagttttagcggcccctacaatactgtagagggagatgtcggcgcctacaatactgtttgtgtcaggtggctgcagagtactgttctgtgcagggtatggtccctggtacagtgattttgacttgtgagccttgccttgcctttctccgcacgtcttctggttcctaccgagcgggcgtccccggtcggatggctccagtcggctctgagtgcgccggtcggagaagagcggtgagcagggttcctacgagccccggtcggagggacgcggggtcggagtcggaagtagggctcggggcaggccttccgatcggagaggccgtccagagGCGGCTGAAGCCCGaattgagcgctccggtcggagaggtgggccgaagtagctgacgagcgggcgttgctcttcttggtcctggccttccggtcggttgctggaccgttcctttgccctgttgtttttagactctttggccgagccttggcgcagaagccggtccccgagggaccccgggtttatgaacccgacacgtaGTAATTTTGAAAAGTTGGGATATTCAGCTGTAAGCTGTTATTTTGTATATTTGTTTATGTGCAGCCAGTTCACTGCATCTGAATTAAAGTAGGTTTATTGTAATGATATGATGGACTTGTTCAAGGGATTTAATTTCATTGGATGACGAAGGGAGCCCTTTTATTTTCTTTGACAAAATCATGTGTTTTCACTTTGCTTCTCTTATTGCGTTGTATATTTCTTCCTCGCTTAGGGTTATGTCTCAAAGATATGTATGAAAGAATTAGATGAACACAATAATCTATGTATTTGACTATGCAATATTTTCCTTTTCATGCAGGACATTGTGGTGTGTGGGACATGTGGCAGTGGTAGCCTCTCTCAGCTTATTGCAAAGTGTGCTCGGTGCAATGATTATGAACACGGGTACTCATTTGTTGGTCTGCCCTGTATAGTTTTTAATCCCTTTATTTTTCACATCCTAAGCACTTGGAAAATGTACATATATGTGTGGTCATCTGCCCTGAATTTGCACATGTCTCTGTTTTAcaattgttttaaatatttgtaTGTCTGATATCTGAATGTCTGATAGTGATaggaaactttttttttttgcgaaaaccAGTATGTCTTCTTTGATAGATAACCGATGCAAACACTGTATTTTAATTAGGTCTGAAACTTTCTTAGCTGCTCTACAATGTGTCATTTCCATTTAATTTGCTTTTTTTGCAGTAAATCCATTATCTTTTAAAATGAAAGTGATTTAGCTCTATTCTTGAATGTGGAAAGTTTTATTTAGCTCTCTGAAAGTGTTTCTATTTTCTGTTTGAAGTTATTGTATGAAGGTGTTGACATCTGATATTCCACGTGAATGGTATTGTGCCAAATGCCAAGAGTATGCTAATGGGGGCCCAAAACCTAGTCAAGGTAATATCTTTTCACTAGTTTTGATCACCTATctcactttcacaatcatcaaTAAACTCTACTCAGCTACTCTAAGTTCTTCTACAGTCATGGTGAAGGTGGGCAAACAGAGTTCCAAAAGCCAAGGCATGGTCGCGATATGATGAATGAAAGGGAAACTTCAAAGTTGCACCTCAGTCACAGCAACGTAGTGCCTCAAATAAGTCCCAAATCTCCGAATAGATGTGGAAATGCTAAAGTGAAGTTCGTCTCTTCTGAAGAAGCGGCATTATTGAGTAGAGAGAGGCCACCACTTGTTAGGTCAAGATTTGCTGTGCCACAGCCAAGCAAGGCTCCTTCAACTACAAAACACTTGTCCAATTTGAATTGTGTATCACCCAGCAGGAGTGACACACAAGTGCAAGCCCTGACACGATGTGCTGATGCAAGTCATAGTCAAACAAAAATTGAGGATAGGTCATATTTTGCTATGCAGCAAAGGCAGGTTCATCCTGCATCTCCTCCAGGCATGAAGCAGCCATCCAATATGAAGTCAATATCCCCCAGCAGGAGTGACACACAAGTGCAAAACCTGAAACGATGTGCTGCTGCAAGACATGGTCAGGCAAAGACCGATGACAGCCCATATTTTGCTATGCGGCAAAGTCAAGCTCATCCGGCATCTCCTCTGCATGTGAAACAGTTGTCAAATATGAAGCGCATATCCCCCAATAGGACTGTCACGCAAGTACATGGCACAAAACGATCAACTGCTGTAAGTCATGATATAAACATGGATTTTGAAACAAGATCTGGTGGTTCCATGCCTATAATTCATAAATGCAGAACAAGTGAACGAGTTAAAGTAAAAATTGACTCTCTCATTGAACACaaagctagagaaaagaagatagtGAACGCAGATAAAGGGGAAACTAACTCTCTGGCAGAGGGTAAGCCCTTATGTGCTTCAAGTATGTGCCTACAGAAATTTCCTTTTATCTTGGTTGTTTAATGCCAGTATCATGACATTTCAAGGGGGCTTAGTTTCAATATACATTTAGTTCTGTGCCACGTTTAGATTTTAGTTCTGATGTTATCTGAGGTTTAAGTACACTAATAAAGTGACCTTTTCTGTTCATTTCCAATGTACCAATAGATGATGATACTGGATGCAGTCTGAACGGGAACAAAGGCGTAATGCTCACCATTGGTTCAATTGTGAAATATTCAAGACGCCCAGCACCTGCAATTTGTTGGAGGTGAGTTGTCTCAACAACCTTTACCTTCATTATGGAATTTTTCTtataagggcgtacccagtgcagagagctccagctctgtgtggggtctggagaagggtgtCATTGGCAAGCCTTACCCTAATAAAGTGACCTTTTCTGTTCATTTCCAATGTACCAATAGATGATGATACTGGATGCAGTCTGAACGAGAACAAAGGCGTAATGCTCACCTTTGGTTCAATTGTGAAATATTCAAGACGCCCAGCACCTGCAATTTGTTGGACGTGAGTTGTCTCAACAACCTTTACCTTCATTATGGAATTTTTCTTATGTCAGTAATAAATTAACTAGACATGGTTTCTTAATTATATGGATGTAGTTGCCACCAGCTTCCAACTGTTTCACATGAATATGTATTGGTAAATGTGGAGGCTGTGGCTTATTTTTTTCATGGGCAATACTTCCATAAATCACCACATTATACTTTTGTCGAGAAATATTTCTAGATATTTCACAATCAGATTTAGACTGCTGAATATATCTGGAAGTTTCTCTGCAAGTATCATTTCACCATGAACTTCTTTCGCATAATACCCTAATGTTAAGCTTGTACTGTTCTGAGTTGATTATAATATCTTGCTGCTAACCTAAAAGACAAGTTGTTCATAAAAGACAAATGCCTTTCTTCTATGGTTGTGGCAGctaacctatatatatatatatatatatataaagatctGGTTCCCCGGCTTTGTATCAATAAGCAAGATAAGAGTTGCAATCTTACATGCGCGAGAGGCGCTGTCATACAGCAGACCGCCGTATGAGATACCGTGAAGGACCTAGGCTAATTACTCACAGAATGTTGAGCAAACCTTTGGTAACTAAgtaccacccccccccccccccccccccccaccccacccctgcTGAAACCCAATCAAAACACTCATCCTTAATCCTTGTGAAGACTGCCTGCTCCGGACTCCTATCTCCATTAAAAACTATAGCGTTTCTCTCCTTCCAGATGTGCCATAGAGTCAGAATGGCTATTGAGTGTGCCTCTTTTGTGCCCCAGTCAGTCATTGCCATGAATCACTCTAAtttcatatatataaataatGTTATATGTATTTCTAATGTTTAGCTTTCCTTTGCTCTTTAGGGGATGCTTTCATGTCTTTTATGCTGGCACAAAGCTAAATCTTGGTGAATTTAAAGCCCAGTTTCCTTCAAAAGTGTCATCCAGAGTTTGTGATACTATCAAGATGATACCCAGTGATCTACAGCTGGAGTTATTACCACGAATGAATGACTGGCCAAAGTCTTTTGAGACTATCCCTCCTGTTCATGAAGACATTGGCGTGTTCTTCTTTCTTGATAAACCTATTGGGTAGGGTTTCTGGTTCGGGTATCAACATTTTCTCCCATAGATATGTGCTGAAACATATATTTTACTAGTCAATAACTGTGCTTTCAGACATTCAGTGATTTTGTTCCTAACTTGCTTTGTAGGTGTGAAAAGAAGCACTCTAATATATTAGCAGACTCCAACAATTATGTTCTAAGGGCATATATTGATGGCATAAAGTTATTGATATATTCCTCGGAAGTTCTTCCGCCTGATTCTCAGTGTTAGTGATTCTATTCTTTGTTCCTTTTCATGCAAGAAAATAAACCACCTGCACTAGTTTACAATGCTTCTTCCCCAACTAATTTGTATTGTACACCTGGAAATAAAGTACATTTCAATATTCTGAAAAGATATCAAATGCATATTTTGAGATTCTTATTTCTACCGTGGTAATAGGGATAGATGGTGAGAACTATTTATGGGGGCTTTTTGTGAGGTCGAAAGGAAAGAGTGATCCTTGGCAATTTGGTTCAACCACTGCTTGATGATCTGGTTTTCCTGGGCATGCTAATGTGCAAGAGCATAAAGGTATATGACCAACCTGTAAATTATGTTGCCTGGGAAAGATATGGCTGATGCTTCTTTGACACAGTTTTGTTTGATTCTTCTTCATTGTTGATCCACTCATCTTTCTTCATTCTTTGTTTGCCTAATTGGTTTGGATATTCTTAGAGCTCAACTGTGTGACAATTGCTATAGTTGTTGTCTACCGAGTGATTTATTTTGCCCTGCATTGACAAACGATTCTTTAATAAAATGGAAAGTATAACTTCAAGTATGCTCTTTCAAGTActtttcaaattcatttgatcCCCTGTAAAAAGGACTGACATGATAAAACCTAAGTGAGGGTTTTGCATCTGACCCATCCCCTTACTCAGATTTGGTGTGAAAAAGGTTCATATTAAGATATTTAAATTCTGTTGCCCTGCGTTATTtcttagtattttttttatttataaaaattgtcATCATCATGAACTTATGAATTGGTGGTTTAGGGTTACTGATGCATGGAGGGAAGTTTAATCTCTGCAACCCCTGGACCTCTGTTATGTTATCTGGTTCCGATAGTTGCACTGCCTTGTGGAGAAGAATATAAATTTTTCTATTGCCAACTTCACTTGTAGTAATTCTATATCTTGAGAAAGTTGTGAAGCGTCTTCCTCCATCTCATTTGGTCAAAATGATTCCTCACAGGTAGGCAAATCCAGAGACAGTCAAGTGGACGCTCCATTACATGTAGCAGGCGGCAACCTTCATATGCTGTGCAGTCATTACATTTTCTGTATCCATCTGATTCTGACCTCATGACAGAAGCGTGGAAACCTGAGCTCCATGATTTGGGAGGATTCAACCGTGCTGGTCTATAACAATACATGATTTTAGTTCAGATGCTGAAACTAGCTACTGTAAATTAGTCTAACAGACTCTTGCAACCTGCAACCTGCAACCTGCTCTCGAGATGTATTGACTGTTCGCCACATTGTGGATATTGATCTTGAGATGCTGAAACTGAGAATTTAGGGTGCTGTGGTGTTCTATACTAAGATGTGTAAAACCATGCATATCTGTGCAAGTCCAAATCGCAAGATGGATGTGTTGCTGTATGGATAGCTCGCACTGATAAATTGATGCAAGCTTGTTTCTATTCGTTGGCTTGGCTTGCATGATTCTGTGCCCTGCAATATTTTTTTTGGATGGAGCGGCGTGCTCTTCCTCTCTGGGTTTGCTGCTTGAATATCAAATGACAGAGCTAAGATTGCTTGATGTCGTCTCCTCGATTCTTTTTGAAGCTCAAATATGTCACCCGTCGACCCTTGTGAAGACGATATTTTGCTGCAATGGCAAATGGAACAGGATTGAAATTGTCAGGGACGGCGGCTGAAGCGTAaagattaagggcctgtttgtttgcctagtagctactaaatttagtagcttttagtcactttagtaattTTTAACTaaacgctatgactaaaagtTACTAAAGAGTTTTAGTTCTCTCTAGCAACTCTAGAGTTACTAAAAATGACTAAaccatttagtagctactaaagtttagtagcttgaAGCAAACACCCTAGTGACTCGATCAGGAATGTGCCTGGGGCGCCGGTCTCGATCAGGAATGTGCCTGGGGCGCCGGTCCATGGTGAACTGTCCGTCCGTCAGCCCAGTGGCCCGGTAGGGAAGAAAGCAGACGGTGGAGGAAGGCGCCGCGTGCGTGTCGTGCGTGTTCGACTGCCCGTGCTTGCATGAGGCAACACGTGTCCACTCAATTCTGAAAGCGGCGACGCCGGCCACCCAAAGCAGGCGGCAGGCGGTGTGCTTTCCGTTTCCCAACccgggcctcgtttagattgaaaCTTTTTTTAACTTGATGAATAGTATTATTTTCGTTTTATTTAacaaatattgtctaatcgtggatcaactaggctcaaaagattcatctcgtgatttccaactaaactgtgtaattagttattttttttacctacatttaatacttcatacaaaTGGCTAAAAATTGATACGATGAAAAGAGAACGAAAAAACTTGAAACTttgatgggatctaaacaagCCCCGATGTCGCAGTCGCGGCCTCCGATGTCGCAGTCGCGGCCTCCGGTATCGCAGCTGTCCGTGGTCTCCAGGCACTTACATTGAGGCAAATTATTATATTATAAGACAAAACAAAACAAACACAACAACTTACAGAATGAGTCGCTGCTGTTCCGGCCTACGACTGCAAGGAGCTCCGTTCGTCGGCACTCCATGATAGAAATCTGTGAGTACAAGTATATATACCAACATGCTTCTTGTTCTTTATTACATTCTTTTTAGAAAATCAAAATAATGCTGCTTAGTACGGAGTACGTATTTGACAGCCAAAACATGCCTCCAACTATGTAGTCATGTGTAAAATCCGTGCTTTTGGCTCGTGACTCGTCGTGCCCGAGCGTCGAGGCCGACGTCATCTTTCTCAGGGCTTGTCTAGCGcgtaaagttttagggtgtcgTATCGAGCATGAGCATGAACGTAAAGCTGCTGAACGGGACAGGACGGGAGGGGAAAAAATTATTGGCAAAGTACCTTTTCTCAGGAGCAAACAGGTGCAGTATCATGGAGGGCGTTGACGGGTACCGAAGCACGGCGCTTGCCATTTGTCACGTCGTATAAAggctcttttttttttgcacacCATGATGATTGGGTATCTCTAAAGAACTCGTGCGCTGAGGCACTAGGCTGAGTGAGAGGTCAGATATTCCGGCCCTTTTTTGCTAAAGACGACGATGGATACATAAACCTCATTTGTGCTCCTGCACTGGATTAACTTTGTATCGCCGCGTGATCCATCGTACGTTGCAGTTCAACCAGAGATTCAAACTTCAATTGGCATGAAGCATTTGGACGATTTGATGATGTTTGTTAAACTTCAATTGAGTTAACGAATCATACGCGTAGGGAGCGGGACCGCATCTTTGCCAGTTGGCAAGGCGGCACGGGGATTTTTATTTTTGTCTCTAACAACAGGCGGGCTGCGGGCGGCCGCTCGGCACGGCGCACGCTCCATCAGCGTCTGCGAGGCATAGGGGCCCACGCGGACGCGAAGGGACCAACGGGTGACACACAGCGCCACCACGGCCACGTGGGGACCACCACGCGCGGTGCCTCGAGTGGGCTGTGTGTGCCTGTGCGGGGACTCTGGTCGTCATATGAGCGGGATGGACCGTTGCTGTTAAAAACTCCATTAAACAAACCTGTACAAATAAGCCGCCAAGTCCTCCATTTCTCAAATATTCTACAGAAGCTAGTACGTCATAGTTTCATGTCTCTGCCTACCGTATCCGGTATCAATAGTTTAGACAGACTATCAATGATGAAGAAGTATAGTTTTAGATTGTTTGGCACGTAACCTGGCCATTGCACCATGGTAGTCACAATAGCaataagctcaacaacaacaataatacaCCAAACTATAGAAGTTTATCGACAACTGTATACCCAAAGTGGGTAGCAATTATAATTTAATCAGGTATGACAGAGAAGAGGAGTATTGTTGTGGTCTACTATGTGTAGTTGGGTTCCAATTAAGCTAAATACTACACCGATCACCATGGCTAAGCCTACGTTTTATGTGTCACTTATAGCTAAAACTTGGAATGACCATTTGAGACCCTAATCGTATTTTTCATTGAAATAAAACTCAAGGTTGCAATTAATAGCCATAGTTCAAAGATCTAGTTTTGGATTATGAcgtaaagaaaaaaaatcaaactgaAAAAATTCCGAGCCTTGGTTATCTTATGGCAATGTAATCTCTCATGTTCCAAAGCAAGGAATATATTCATATGTTTAATTTATGGTTGGGCTTGGGCAAAAGAAATTTATAATTTTATCCTAATTACTACTATACCAAGTCCAAATAGTATACAACTTGTAGATTATTCATAAAACAATGTTGAAGTAATATAATATCACACTTTTAGTCTCAGCATGTTTTATGTTTTAGACTGATGTCCACTTGCTAGTTGCCACGACACCCAACGCTGAACATTCTCCTCTGTCAACAGCTGTTCATTTCGGCTTAGGCCCCGTtcagttgccaaaaaattttgcatggtacctgtcatatcgaatcttgcggcacatgcatggagtactaaatgtagacgaaaaaaaaactaattacatagttgatcgagaaatcgcgagacgaaacttttgaacctaattagtccataattagacactaattaccaaatacaaacgaaatgctacagtgagccaaaatccaaaattttttagatctaaacggggccttattcATTCATACCTGACTTATAATCCATAGCTTGAGCGATATTTTTCTCCAACGGCAAATCAGCCCGGAGCCCTGCCTTTATACAATTCAGCCGAAACGCTGTTGGAACCACTGCCTTTTGCGCTAGCTTCCAGAGCATCACCACCTCCACACCACCGCCCCAGCTCGCTTCCCTCCCCGCTACGCGGTCGCTCACCACTCACCACTCACCACCGCTTCCATGCTCCCCGCGCCGTCTCCAGCTCGCGAAACGTAGCTCCAGATCCTCTCCCCCCATCCACCGCGCCGCATTACCCTCAGATCCACCCCGCGAGCTCATTTCAGATCCACCCATGCGCCTCCCGGTCCTTTTCGCCCTCCAGCTGGTCGCCTTGGCGGCGGCAGCAGCTTCGGCGGCCGAGGCCGCGGCGACGCTCTCTTCGAGGATGGTGCACCGTCTGTCCGACAAGGCTCGGCTGGAGGCAGGCCCGCGTGCGGGGTGGTGGCCGCAGCGCGGAAGCGGGGAGTACTACCGCGCGCTGGTGAGGAGCGATCTCCAGCGGCAGAAGCGGCGGCTCGCGGGCAAGTACCAGCTC is from Miscanthus floridulus cultivar M001 chromosome 7, ASM1932011v1, whole genome shotgun sequence and encodes:
- the LOC136466151 gene encoding ASI1-immunoprecipitated protein 2-like yields the protein MVGGPNATGLVKNDAVSVVTEDIVVCGTCGSGSLSQLIAKCARCNDYEHGYCMKVLTSDIPREWYCAKCQEYANGGPKPSQGGQTEFQKPRHGRDMMNERETSKLHLSHSNVVPQISPKSPNRCGNAKVKFVSSEEAALLSRERPPLVRSRFAVPQPSKAPSTTKHLSNLNCVSPSRSDTQVQALTRCADASHSQTKIEDRSYFAMQQRQVHPASPPGMKQPSNMKSISPSRSDTQVQNLKRCAAARHGQAKTDDSPYFAMRQSQAHPASPLHVKQLSNMKRISPNRTVTQVHGTKRSTAVSHDINMDFETRSGGSMPIIHKCRTSERVKVKIDSLIEHKAREKKIVNADKGETNSLAEGKPLCASNDDTGCSLNGNKGVMLTIGSIVKYSRRPAPAICWRGCFHVFYAGTKLNLGEFKAQFPSKVSSRVCDTIKMIPSDLQLELLPRMNDWPKSFETIPPVHEDIGVFFFLDKPIGCEKKHSNILADSNNYVLRAYIDGIKLLIYSSEVLPPDSQWIDGENYLWGLFVRSKGKSDPWQFGSTTA